The Bradysia coprophila strain Holo2 chromosome IV unlocalized genomic scaffold, BU_Bcop_v1 contig_84, whole genome shotgun sequence genome window below encodes:
- the LOC119072661 gene encoding WD repeat-containing and planar cell polarity effector protein fritz, whose protein sequence is MLTLLTEARFWTTRDDIVIKDTDFGAFRYVDKKEATSANTQSFGKRNYAERRDLQCILDNKHPSKLKNCIKKLEDYLKHFKIVYCRWRDNAVIQLVLSNGLLVHICINIFTGDITRMAFDKFFVGKLISDQITDVVLTRMHAIIAYAQNQLTFVYLQKPSMKRSAPEKISRMDPKIFNVIINGPTRTIPRHLACNYSFDLLVVWTKSSQNEVYPWRPTVRDQDRANVHVYKISRTKLESLCYYWTENDPIHVEFRTSQNQLHSVEQKISRKGEVTIEICMYEISKSKLQRTAVTSIPLQTQVCCQSLSPDNEKLMLGCIDGSVVIFDEGRGITHLVKAAFIPTMISWHCDSALIVIANDRCQFQCFDVSLACVKNQLISEDMTPSNLLDLSSYFTNQPTLVNICWSKKPDLALHNDGYTQSDCFLLLCFENGPMACLRFFGGNGLKGDVHTSGLTADVLIQQYLNLNHIEKAINLLLCLNWDTYGAMCLISMHKIANYIFQRPLTPEREVQLQKTLGSFHVPVKPLCEETEAQFGDQVRDITRKFFQYLLRFKSYEKAFSLAIDINDEDLFMDLYNCAKINGNKELASDAFRKAEEILTRPESANSLHSICSHSSCSECVESSVCDSEDTSKTPEANENILNNNLSTSSSSPSSPRINATNHVQVKEHPPLPTVYAQQKQNTSAKPYVPPLPYLSHSTRPTDVRIPKPELKVSSFSKNQHKNPNSRSRYQPSTHLIASDNILLVDPPLPLLKKTSSQDNLVHSYARSPDRNPIYHNSFSTDGLNNVGNYDDARRFTSNAVKSTKMPKSLPRNVASNHKSVVIDVVPKPSTSNLANNSDWKVPAQTVGIPLTFSHNNNIPYASPFQHRPMPYMLQSNVPLPQHRLIKSESMYNMTTPMAPIIHHQHPLISGNIPSIASIMPDSYKKLSSNSGAKKVSATSSILSGQGQQSAMNAKKDMSEKNKVKFSDTVTVAVVPEISRKDKLQSDRTKRPNGFHKLMTDPQRELADSLPLCHPNDEYLKDFMPMSDDKKDDDETNRSGGGSTIKVVHFGVV, encoded by the exons ATGTTAACTCTGCTAACTGAAGCAAGATTTTGGACGACACGTGATGATATTGTCATCAAGGATACAGATTTCGGAGCATTTCG GTATGTAGACAAAAAAGAAGCAACAAGCGCGAACACGCAATCATTTGGCAAACGAAATTACGCCGAAAGACGTGACCTTCAATGCATATTAGACAATAAACATCCGTCGAAACtaaaaaattgcataaaaaagcTGGAAGATTATCTGAAGCATTTCAAGATAGTGTACTGTCGCTGGCGAGACAATGCAGTCATTCAGCTGGTACTATCGAATGGACTGTTGGTTCACATTTGCATCAACATTTTTACGGGCGACATAACTCGAATGGCCTTCGATAAGTTCTTCGTGGGCAAATTGATTTCAGACCAGATCACCGATGTCGTCCTCACTCGGATGCATGCCATCATTGCATACGCACAAAATCAACTGACGTTCGTGTATCTGCAAAAGCCCAGTATGAAACGTTCGGCGCCGGAAAAGATCAGTCGCATGGATccgaaaatattcaatgtGATCATCAACGGGCCAACGCGTACGATTCCCAGACATTTGGCGTGCAATTACAGTTTTGATTTGCTGGTGGTCTGGACGAAATCGTCACAAAACGAGGTCTATCCCTGGCGACCAACTGTTCGCGATCAGGATCGCGCCAAT GTTCACGTCTACAAGATCAGCCGAACGAAACTCGAATCCCTTTGCTATTACTGGACAGAAAATGACCCAATTCACGTGGAATTTCGAACCAGTCAAAATCAATTGCATTCCGTGGAAcagaaaatttcacgaaag GGTGAGGTAACGATCGAGATATGCATGTACGAGATAAGTAAATCGAAATTACAACGAACGGCCGTTACATCTATCCCCTTACAAACGCAAGTGTGTTGCCAGTCATTAAGTCCGGACAATGAGAAACTAATGCTTGGTTGCATCGATGGATCTGTGGTGATTTTCGATGAAGGTCGTGGCATCACACACCTTGTAAAGGCAGCATTT ATACCAACGATGATATCATGGCACTGTGACTCTGCACTGATTGTGATTGCGAACGACAGGTGTCAGTTTCAATGCTTCGATGTGTCACTGGCTTGTGTGAAAAATCAGCTGATTAGCGAAGACATGACTCCGTCCAATTTACTGGATCTGTCCAGTTACTTCACTAATCAACCGACATTGGTAAATATCTGCTGGAGCAAGAAACCTGACCTAGCTTTACACAACGATGGCTACACTCAATCGGACTGTTTTCTGTTGCTATGTTTCGAAAATGGTCCGATGGCCTGTCTACGATTTTTTGGTGGAAATGGTCTGAAAGGAGACGTTCACACGTCGGGCCTAACTGCAGATGTTCTAATCCAACAATATCTGAATTTGAATCACATCGAAAAGGCAATCAATTTGTTGTTATGCCTGAATTGGGATACGTACGGGGCGATGTGCTTAATCTCCATGCACAAAATAGCCAATTACATATTTCAACGGCCGCTGACGCCGGAACGTGAAGTGCAATTACAAAAGACGCTAGGAAGTTTCCATGTACCTGTTAAGCCGCTCTGCGAGGAAACCGAAGCACAATTCGGTGATCAAGTGCGGGATATAAcgagaaaatttttccaatatttgcTGCGGTTCAAGTCGTACGAGAAAGCATTCAGTTTGGCTATTGACATCAACGACGAAGACTTATTTATGGATCTGTACAATTGCGCGAAAATCAATGGCAACAAGGAACTGGCTAGTGATGCTTTCCGTAAAGCTGAAGAAATACTAACGAGACCTGAAAGTGCTAACAGCTTGC ATTCGATATGCTCGCATTCATCGTGTTCGGAGTGTGTTGAATCGTCAGTCTGTGATTCGGAGGATACGTCGAAAACACCGGAagcaaacgaaaatattttaaacaacaaTTTGTCGACATCATCATCGTCACCATCGTCACCGCGGATCAATGCAACAAATCACGTTCAAGTGAAAGAACATCCACCGCTGCCAACAGTGTATGCACAGCAAAAGCAAAACACATCCGCCAAGCCATATGTACCTCCTCTGCCGTATTTGTCGCATTCCACACGACCGACTGATGTACGAATTCCGAAACCTGAACTGAAAGTGTCgtcattttccaaaaatcagCACAAGAATCCGAACTCACGCAGCCGATATCAACCGTCAACGCATCTAATCGCCTCCGACAATATACTTTTGGTGGATCCGCCGTTGCCATTACTGAAGAAAACGTCCAGTCAAGACAATCTCGTGCACAGTTATGCACGAAGTCCAGATAGAAATCCCATTTATCACAACAGCTTCTCAACGGATGGACTCAATAATGTTGGAAACTATGACGACGCCAGGCGCTTCACTTCCAATGCAGTCAAATCCACAAAAATGCCAAAATCTTTGCCGCGCAACGTAGCATCCAACCACAAATCTGTGGTCATCGATGTAGTACCTAAACCAAGCACCTCGAATTTAGCCAACAATTCCGACTGGAAAGTGCCTGCACAGACCGTTGGAATTCCATTGACCTTttcacacaacaacaacattccATATGCCAGTCCATTCCAACACCGGCCGATGCCATACATGCTACAATCAAACGTTCCATTGCCACAGCATCGACTCATCAAATCGGAGAGCATGTACAATATGACAACACCAATGGCACCGATTATCCATCATCAGCATCCATTGATATCAGGCAACATACCATCCATTGCGTCCATTATGCCAGACTCATACAAAAAGCTATCGTCGAATTCGGGCGCTAAGAAGGTCAGTGCCACCAGTTCCATATTGTCGGGACAGGGACAACAGTCGGCTATGAATGCAAAGAAAGATATGAGCGAAaagaataaagtgaaattttccgATACTGTTACGGTAGCCGTGGTACCGGAAATTTCACGCAAAGATAAATTGCAAAGTGATCGAACGAAGAGACCGAATGGATTCCATAAATTAATGACTGACCCGCAGCGAGAACTGGCCGACAGTTTGCCGCTATGCCATCCGAATGATGAGTACTTGAAGGATTTTATGCCGATGTCGG ATGACAAAAAAGATGATGACGAAACTAACCGATCCGGCGGTGGTAGTACAATCAAAGTTGTACATTTTGGAGTCGTGTGA